GGACGTCAACGCCCTCGACAAGCGGCTCAAGGCGCTTACGGCCCGGCCGCAGATGCCCAAGGGCGCCGTCCCGAAGAACCTGCGCCCGCCGCGCGGTGCCTTCCGCCAGATGCGCGGCCGCTGACCCATCCCGGCGGGCGGTCAGCGGGTGGCCGGCGTGACGACCGAGCCGGCCAGGCGGTCGTGCAGGCCCCGACGGTGCTGGTCCATCAGCAGGACCGGCACGACGAGCGCCAGGAGCACGCCGCGCAGCAGGCCCCGGAGCACCCCGATCCGGCCGCCGTCGGTCCAGTCGACGCAGCGGATCCGGGTCAGGTACATGCCGGGGGTCTGCGCGAACAGGCCGAGGAAGATGGCGTACTCCACGATCAGCACGACGACCGGCGCCCAGGCGTCCCGGGCCGGGCTGGCGAACAGGCCCGCCGCGAGCAGGCAGAGCACCCAGTCGATGACCAGCGCGCCGAATCGTCGGCCCAGGTCGGCCGGGGTGAAGGCGGGGTCCACGGCAGGGGGCGTCGGGTGGCGCGGCTGGCTGGTCACAGCGGACAAGCCTAGTCAGACCAACGCGCAGCGCCGAAAGGGACCAATGGCACCAAGTGTTACTACACTGGCCGGGTCGGACCCGTCCCTCGGCCCGCTCGGTCCCGGTTGGCCAGCGAAAGTGACCCTGCGCGAGGGACGTAACACGGCAGAAACACTGGAGACATGGCCGGGCAACCGCACGGCCATAGCGTCGCCAGGAGCCTAGCTACCCCGTGGACGTGCCAGGAGGACGAGTGTTCGCCAATCCCGAGGAACTCCTGCGTTACCTCAAGAATGAGGACGTGAAGTTCGTCGACGTACGTTTCTGTGACCTGCCCGGCGTGATGCAGCACTTCAACCTGCCGGTGGAGTCCGTCGACGATGATCTCTTCACCAACGGTCTCGCCTTCGACGGTTCGTCGATCCGGGGCTTTCAGGCGATTCACGAGTCGGACATGCTCCTGCTCCCGGACGTCGCGACCGCCTTCATCGACCCGTTCCGCGCGCAGAAGACCCTCGCGCTGAACTTCTTCATCCACGACCCGTTCACCCGGGAGGCGTACAGCCGCGACCCGCGTAACGTGGCGAAGAAGGCCGAGGCGTACCTGGCGGCCAGCGGCATCGCCGACACCGCCTACTTCGGTGCCGAGGCGGAGTTCTACATCTTCGACTCGATCCGCCACGAGACCTCGGCGCACCAGTCGTTCTACTACATCGACTCGATCGAGGGCGCCTGGAACACCGGCCGCGAGGAAGAGGGCGGCAACCGCGGTTACAAGACCGCGTACAAGGGCGGCTACTTCCCGGTGCCGCCGGTCGACCACTACGCCGACCTGCGGGACAGCATCGTGCGCCGGCTGGTCGACACCGGCTTCACGGTGGAACGGTCGCACCACGAGGTCGGCACCGCCGGCCAGGCGGAAATCAACTACAAGTTCTCCACCCTGCTGCACGCCGCCGACCAGCTCCAGCTCTTCAAGTACATCGTGAAGAACGAGGCCTGGGCCAACGGCAAGACCGCCACCTTCATGCCGAAGCCGCTCTTCGGCGACAACGGCTCCGGCATGCACACCCACCAGAGCCTCTGGCTGGGCGGCGAGCCGCTGTTCTACGACGAGACCGGTTACGCCGGCCTCTCGGACACCGCCCGCTGGTACATCGGTGGCCTGCTGCACCACGCGCCGTCGCTGCTGGCCTTCACCAACCCGACGGTCAACTCGTACCGTCGCCTGGTGCCGGGCTTCGAGGCGCCGGTCAACCTGGTCTACTCGCAGCGCAACCGCTCCGCCTGCACCCGCATCCCGGTCACCGGCAGCAACCCGAAGGCCAAGCGGGTCGAGTTCCGGGTGCCGGACCCGTCGGCAAACGTCTACCTCGCCTTCTCGGCGATGATGATGGCCGGTCTGGACGGCATCAAGAGCAAGATCGAGCCGCCGGCCCCGATCGACAAGGACCTCTACGACCTCCCGCCGGAGGAGTGGGGCGACGTCAAGCAGGTGCCGGGCTCGCTGCCCGAGGTGCTCAACGCGCTGGAGGCCGACCACGACTACCTGCTCGACGGTGGCGTCTTCACCCCCGATCTGATCTCCACCTGGGTGGACTGGAAGCGGGCCAACGAGGTCGACCCGGTGCGTCTGCGCCCGACCCCGCACGAGTTCGCGATGTACTACGACTGCTGAGTGAAGATCAAGGCTCTGACCTGAACCCACAGGATCACCACTGACCCTGGGCACAGGTTGGGTACAACCTCACGGACGGCGGTCATGCCCGGCTCCCAGCCGGGCATGACCGCCGTTTCTGGTTGACCGGGCGCGCCGTCAGGGCTTGCGTGCCGCCGTTTCGGCCGCCGCGGATCGGGGCGCGCGATCGAACAACAGGTCGACCGCACGCTGCGCAACTTCACTCCGGGTGCGCTGCTCGTGATCGGCGGCCAGGAAGTGCACGCCAATCGCCATGCAGAAGGCGAGCAGGGCGCGGGCCTCGATCTCCTCCGGGTCCGAATAGAAGGCGCCGATCATCTGGCGCAGCAGCGCCATCCGCCGGTTGTCCACCGCGCGCAGCCGCTCGGCGACCGTCTCGTCGCGCCGGGCCCAGCTGCGGATCGCGAGGTCGATCGGCAGCAACCGGCTACCCGAGAAGGTGAGCACGCCGGCCCGCTGGATCTGGCTGCGCGGGTCGCCACCCTCACGCTGGACGCGCGCGATCACTTCGTCCGTGCTCTCGCGCTCCCACACGTCGAGCATCGCGCGGAGCAGCGCGTCACGGTCGTCGAAGAAGCCATAGAAACCGCCCTTGGTGACGCCGAGCCGCTTCGCGAGCACCTCGACCCGGACCGCCTCCGGGCCGCCCTCGGCCAAGACCAGCAGGCCCTCCTCGATCCACCTGTCGCGGGGCGTGCGGGTGACAGCCACTGCGTCTCACCTCGTCCTGTTGTGTACACCACCGTATATGTCCGCTACAGTAGCCATATACGGCACCGTATATAACGAATGGAGCTGCCCCCATGACCGTAGTTCTGTGGCGGGACCTGAGGGGCCTGCGGCTCAGCCGGACCGCGTCGGCGGACACCGTAGCCGGCTGGAAGATCAGCAAGCAGGGCGACGGATGGATCCGACTCGACGCTGCTTCCTGGTTCCTGGTCGTCCACGCCGCCGGTGACAGCGGGGTGTCGAGCCGATGACGGCATTGGACCGGCCGATCGCCACGATCCAGGGCTTGTGGCTCAAGGCCACCATCAAGATGGCCCCGCCGGCGGCCGGGCCGACCACCGGCACGGTCGGAACGTCCATGGCGCGCCAGCCCTTGCGCGTCGCCGTCCTCGGCGACTCCACTGCGGCCGGGTGTGGGGTCGACAACCACGACGAGAGTTTCACCGGGTGGCTCGCCCGTGAGTTGGCCTCGCGCACGCAGCGGCCCGTCCAGTGGCAGGTGGTCGGCCAGTTCGGCGCCACCGCGCGTCGGATCCGCTACCGGCTGCTGTCGCAGATCGGTGCGGAGTCCGATGCGGCTGTCCTCCTGGCCGGCGGCAACGACGTCATGGGCGGCCGGCACCCCAACGAGTGGGCCGCGGACCTGGCGGCCATCGTCGACGAACTGATCAAGCGCTCCGGCCACGTGATCGTGGCCGGCATCCCGCCGTTCGCACTGTTTCCGTCGGTCCCCCAGGCCCTCGGCCGGGTGCTTACCGCGCGTGCCGAGGCACTCGACGCGGTCTCGCGCGACATCTGCCGGACGCGCCCGTGCACCACCTGGGTCACGATCACCGAAATCCCGCCGCGGCATTTCTTCGCCACGGACCGATTCCATCTTTCGGCGGCCGGCTACCGGCGCTGGGCCCAGGTTGTCGCCGACCACATTCCGGTCTGACGCATCGCATTCGGTTCGCCGAGGGGGCAACCCAATACCTTCGCGTCCGATATATTCGGGGCGTGGACACACCGTTGCGCGAACCCACGTTCCTCATCCTCACCGCACTGGCCCGCGAGCCGATGCACGGCTACGCGATCATCGGCGAGGTCGCCGCCCTCTCCGCCGGGCGGCTCGCGCTGCGGCCTGGCACCCTCTACGGCGCGCTGGACCGGCTCACCGACGCGGGCCTGGTGGAACTCGACCGGGAGGAGACCGTCGACGGGCGGTTGCGCCGCTACTACCGCCTCTCCGCGACCGGGGACGCCACCCTCACCGCCGAGACCGAGCGGCTGCGGCGCAACGTCGAGGCGGCCAGCGCCCGGCTACGCGCCCGCCAGGTCCGGTTGGTGAACCCGGGTACCGCCGGAGGGCTGGCATGACCGGGCTGGAGCGCGGCTACCGGCGGCTGCTGTGGGCGTACCCGGCGGACTACCGCCGTGAGCGCGGCGACGAGATCGTCGGGACGTACCTCGACCTGGCCGGACCGGGGCGCCGCCGGCCCTCCCTCGCGGACGCCACGGACCTCGTGCGCGGCGGCCTCCGCCAGCGGCTGCGGGCCGCCGGTGCTCCCGACCTGATTCCCGGGGTACGCCTCGCCGGCCTGCTCGCGCTGACCACCGCCGCTTTCCTCGCCGGCTTCTGGCTGCTCGCCGAGCGACACCTACCGCCCGCCGACGCGGGTGTGCACGTGTTCGGCCCGTTCGTCTCGGTCGGCATCGTCGCCTGGTGCGCCTGGCTGGTCGCCGCGCTGCTCGCCGCCGTGGCACCGGGCCGGCCCACCCGCGCGGCGATCGCCGTGGCGCTGCTGGTGACCGCGGTGCTGCCGGCGGCGAGTCTGATCGCCGGTGTGCCCCGGCCACCACTGCTGGTGCTGGCCCCGCAGGTCGCCCTCGGCGTGCTGACGCTCCTGATCGCCGACCACCTGCCGCCGTCGGCCCGGGCCCTGCCGATCGCTGCGGCAGTGGTGGGCGCCGGCGTCTCCTACGTGATGGGCTTCGGTTCGTACTGGGGCGCCTACCGGGGCGGCAGCGAGGAGTTCCTGCCGGCCACCGGCACGGTGCTGCTGGTGGTCGCCCTGCTGCTCGCGGTCGGGTTGGGCATGCGCCGGGACGCGCGGGGCGGCTGGGCCGTGCTGGCCCTGCTCACCCCGGTCGGCCTGCTCAACGCGCACATCCTGGCCGGCGCGGTGGACGGCCTCGCCAGCGGCGCCCCGCGCCCCACCTACCCGACCCTGGTAGCCACCGGGATCGCCGTCGGTCTGATCGGGCCGGCCCTGTTGCCGGTCGCCGTCGCCCTGCGCCGCCGGCTGGGCAGCCCACCCGCCGAACCCTGCCCGACCTGCGGCGCACGCCGCTGAGCAATCACCGGTCGGAGTCTCACCCGGCCACCCCGGCCGGTGGGCGGAGAGAGCGGAGCAGGCGGGACGGGCGACGCAGTGCCCAGAGCACGGCAGCCAGCACCAGCATCGTCATCGCCACCGCGCCGGGTGCCTTCACCAGCCGGGCCAGGTTGGTGCCGTCCGGCAGGGCGAGGAAGGACGCCGCCGCACACGGCAGCACGAACCAGGTGGTCCGGTGCACCGCCACCGCGAGCACCGCCAGCGGCCAGATCGCGTACCAGGGATGGAAAACCGGCGCGAGCACCACCGTGGCAGCCAGCGCCAACCCCGCCCCGACCAGCCCCACCCTCGCCGAATCGATCCTGGGGACGCCGGTCGCGCCTGGGTCACCGCGCAGTTCCGCCCAGGCACGCCCCCAGAGGAGCAGCAGGAACGCGGCCAGCAGCAGCAGGCCGACGACCCGGGCCACGGGTACCGCGTCGGGCTGCCGGCCGATCAGGTCACCGGCATAGTCGACGACCATGCCGACCGCGGTGGGCGGCGAGGTCCACTGCACGGTGTCGCCGCTGTGGCCCAGTCCGGCAAGCCACCCCGGCCCGAGACCGGCGAGCAACGAGGAGAGCACCAATCCGCCGAGCGCCCCGACGACGAGCGGGCCACCGTAGCGCAGTAACGCCGGCAGGGTTGGTCGACCGGGCACGGCGAGCAGTGCCGCGAACGGCAGCACCACCACGGCGGTGGCCTTCACCGACACCGCCAGCCCGAGCAGCACCCCGGCACCCAGTAACCACCCGACGGCCGTCATCGCGCCCGCCACCCGCACCGCAGCCGGCCCATCCGATCCCGCCACCCGCACCGCGCCCGGCCCGCCTGGTCGGCGGAGCAGGAGCAGCAGGGCGGGCAGGAGCAGGCCGAGCAGCACCGCGTCGTTGTGCGCGCCGGCCACCAGGTGCACGCCGACCAGTGGACAGGCCAGCAGCAGCCAGACCGCCCGCCGGGGCGGCACGCCCGCCGCCCGGGCCAGGCCGGGCAGGCAGGCCGCCGCGGCCAGCAACCCGGCCACCGCCAGCAACCGCAACAGCAGCACCGTGCCGGCCAGGCCACCACCGATCAGCACGGCCAACGCGGCGAGCAGCACGAAGAACGGACCGTACGGTGCCGGGGTGTCCCGCCACACCGGCGCGACCGCCGCCAGCCAGGGGCAGCTGGCCGCGCCCACCCCGGTGGCGTACGGGTCGCCGCCGTCGGCGTACACCCAGCCCTGGCAGGCGTACGAGTAGACGTCCCGGCTGCCGAGTGGGGCGGTGACCAGCAGGGGCAACGCCCACAGCCCGGCGGTGACGTACGCCCACCGGGTCGACGGGGCACCGCCGCGCAGCGCCCACCAGGCACCGACCATGGCGGCGGTGCCGAGCAGCCACAGCGCCACGGCCAGCGGACCGTTGCCGGGGCTCGACGTGGTGGTGGCCGGCAGCGCGCCGCCGAGACGTCCGGCGACCGCGAGCAGCAGCGCGCCGGCCAGTCCGGTGTAGCGCAGGGCCCGATCGCGGCCGGTGGGGCGGGCGGCGCCGGGCTCGGTCACCGGCGTACCTCTCCTCGAACGGCGGGAACCGGGCGGGTCCTCAGTCGGCGGGAACCGGGCGACGGGCCGCCCGAGCCGACCGTACCAAGCGAACGGCCACCACGATCACGAACAGCGTCATCAGCGGCGCACCCACCGTCTTGGTGTACCGGGGCAGCCCGGTGCCGTCGGCCAGCACGTGGAAGGCGGAGAAGACGGTCACCGCGCTGAACCACCAGGTGCGGTGGGCGGTGGCGGCGAGCACGGCCAGCGGCCAGAACCAGTACCACGGGTGGTACAGCGGAGCCAACGCCACCGTCGCGGTAAGCGCCAGCCCGGCGTGCCAGAGCGGTTCGCGGTGCCGGGCCCGGAACCAGAGCCAGACCAGCACCGCCGCCAGCACCACCACGGCGATTGCCCGGGTCACCGGCAGCGCGTCGACGTGCAGGCCGAACGGCACCGCCAGATAACCGATGGTCTGCCCGATCGCGGTCGGCGGCGAGGTCCAGGCGATCACCTCGTTGCCGTGCGACAGGCCGGTGATCCAACCGAAGTCCAGCCCGGCCGCGGCGGTCACCCCGAGCAGCGTGGCGACCGTCCCGGCGACCACCGGCGTACCGTCGCGCAGCAGTCCGCGCAGCGAGAAGCCGCCAGCGATCGCAGCGAGCGCCGCGAACGGGACCACCACAAGCGCGGTCACCTTGATCCCGGCGGCCAGGCCGAGCACCACTCCGCCGGCCAGCAGCGGCCAGCGCCGGCCCGGCCGGCTGACCACCACCGCCAGCCCGGCCACCAGCAGCCCGACCATCAGCGCATCGTTGTGCACCCCGGAGATCAGGTGCACCCCCACGATCGGGCTCGCCAGGGCCAGCCAGAGCGCCCGCTCGACGGGCACGCCACAACGCCGGGCCAGCACCGGCAGGCAGGCCGCGGTCAACACCACGCCGGCCACCGCGAGCACCCGGAACAGCGCGATGCTGCCGAGCAGCGAGCCGGTCGCGGCCACCACCGCACCCGAGAGCACCACGAAGAGCGGTCCGTACGGTGCCGGGGTGTCCCGCCAGATGTACGACATGGTGTCCAGCCAGGGGCATGGCAGGGTGGACACCCCGTACTCGTACGGGTTGATGCCGTTGGAGTAGCTGGCCCCCTGGCAGGCGTACGCGTAGGCGTCGCGGCTGCCCAGCGGCGGCGTGACCAGGAACGGCAGCAGCCACAGCCCGGCGGTGATCAGGGCCCACCGGGCCGACGGCACCCGGTCGCGCAGCACCCACCAGGCGACCGACATGGCTACCGTGCCGAAGAGCCACAACCCGATGATCAGCGGGCCGTTAGCGCCCTGCCAGATCCTCAGCGGAGTCGGCCGCAGGTCTCCGTCGGGCAGGGCGCCGCCGAGGAACGCGGCCACGGCGAGCATGACCGAGCCGGCGAGTCCGATCCAGCGCACGAGGTGATGGGGCACGCCGGACATGCTGCCAGTACCGTGATCGCGGTACGGAGGTGGGCATGCGGGGCAGTCGGGTGGTGGCGCTGGCCGCCGCGTCCGCCGGGGCGCTGGGTGTGGCGTACCTCATCCTCCCGGCGATGGGCTCGGACCTGGCCGCGCAGGTCGCGCGGGCGGACTTCTTCGCCGCGCACGGCCTGTCGCCGGTCGACCTACGCTGGTACGCCGGGGTCCAGCAGTTCGGCTACAGCCTGCTCGCCCAGCCGCTGATGGCCCTGCTCGGGGTACGCCTCACCGGTGCGCTGGCCCTGGTCGGTGCGGCGACCGCGTTCGCCGCACTGCTTGTGCGTACCCGGGTGCCCCGGCCGCTGCTCGGCAGCCTGGTCGGCGTGGTCACCATCGCCGGCAACCTGGTCGCCGGTCGGGTCACGTACGGCCTCGGGGTGGCTTTCGGCCTCGCCGCCCTGCTCGCCCTCACCCGGTCCCCCACCGACGCCCGACCGGCCGGGTCGCGTCCCGCCGGCACCCGACCAGCCGACTCGTCTCCCACCGGTCCCCGACCGGCCGGGTCACGCCCCGCCGGCTCCCGGCTGGCCGGCGGGTGGCTGCGGCTGGCGCTGGCTGCGGTCGGTGCGCTGCTGGCCTCGGCGACCAGTCCGGTGGCCGGCCTCTTCGTCGGGTTGGCCGGGGTGGCGCTGCTGCTCTCCCGCCGCTATGCCGACGGGCTGGCCCTCGCGATCGCCGCCGCACTGCCGCTGGGCATGACGGCGCTGCTCTTCGGCGACGGTGGCTGGATGAACATCAGCCGCACCGACACGATCCGGGCCACGGTGACCGCGCTGCTGGTGGCCGTGCTGGTCGGGTATCGGCCGGTACGGCTGGGTGCGCTGCTGGCGGCCGGCGGGGTGGTCGCGGCGGCGCTGGTGCACACTCCGGTCGGCCTGAACGCCACCCGGCTGGCCACCATGTTCGCGCTCCCGGTCCTGGCCGCCGCCGCCCGCCTGCCCGCCTGGCCGACCAGCCGGCCCGCCCAGTCGACCCGCCTGCTCTCCTGGCCGACCGGCCGGCCCGCCCAGTCGGCTCGCGTGCCCGGACCGGCGGCGCGGGGGCGGGCGCGACGCCCGGTGGCGGCGGTGGCGTTGACCGCGCTGCTGGCGGCGGTGTGCTGGTGGCAACCGCCGGTGGTCCCCGCCGACCTGCGCAGCATCGGCGACCCGACAAGCGACCCCGGCTACTTCGCGCCGCTGCGCGCCGAGTTGGACCGGCGCGGGCTCACCGGCCGGCTGGAGGTGCCGCCGACCCGCAACTACTGGGAGGCGGCCCGGCTCGGCGACCTGCCGCTGGCTCGGGGCTGGCTGCGGCAGGCCGACATCGACCGCAACCCGCTCTTCTTCACCACCGTGCCGGGTGCCGCCGGCACCGGTGTGCCGCTGACCGCGGCGAGCTACCGGGCCTGGCTGGACGAGAACGCGGTGCAGTACGTCGCGGTGCCCGACGCGCCACTGTCCTGGGTGGGCCGGGCCGAGGCCGAACTGATCGCGGCGGGTCTGCCGTACCTGACCGAGGTCTGGTCGCAGCGGCAATGGCGGCTGTACGCGGTGGCCGACCCGACCCCACTTGTCGGTCCGCCCGGTCAACTGCTCGCCACCGATGGCGCCTCGATCACCTTCCGCGCCGCCCGCCCCGGCCCGGTGCCGGTCCGCGTCCGGCACAGCCGCTGGCTGACCGCCTCCGATGGCGCGACGGTCTCCGCCGACGGGGTCTGGACGACGGTGACGGTTTCCCGCGCCGGGACGTACACCCTCGGCAGCTGAACCGGCCGCCGGGGCGACCAACCCGGCAGCTGATGCGGGCGGCGGCCGGCGGGATCGACGGCGGCCGGGGTCGGATATTCGACAGAGCGGCCATCGGGGTCGATGCGTCTGCGGCCGGTTGGCTAACCTTTGCGCTCCGAATAGGGCCTCGTTGCTGACGACTGGAGGTTTCGTGACCGACGGCGCCGTGGCGCAGGTGCAGATTCTCGCGGACGGCGATGTGCTCCGTGCAGAGCGCCTGGCCAGATCCCTGATCCGGGATCTGGCGGCGG
This DNA window, taken from Micromonospora sp. FIMYZ51, encodes the following:
- the mptB gene encoding polyprenol phosphomannose-dependent alpha 1,6 mannosyltransferase MptB; amino-acid sequence: MPHHLVRWIGLAGSVMLAVAAFLGGALPDGDLRPTPLRIWQGANGPLIIGLWLFGTVAMSVAWWVLRDRVPSARWALITAGLWLLPFLVTPPLGSRDAYAYACQGASYSNGINPYEYGVSTLPCPWLDTMSYIWRDTPAPYGPLFVVLSGAVVAATGSLLGSIALFRVLAVAGVVLTAACLPVLARRCGVPVERALWLALASPIVGVHLISGVHNDALMVGLLVAGLAVVVSRPGRRWPLLAGGVVLGLAAGIKVTALVVVPFAALAAIAGGFSLRGLLRDGTPVVAGTVATLLGVTAAAGLDFGWITGLSHGNEVIAWTSPPTAIGQTIGYLAVPFGLHVDALPVTRAIAVVVLAAVLVWLWFRARHREPLWHAGLALTATVALAPLYHPWYWFWPLAVLAATAHRTWWFSAVTVFSAFHVLADGTGLPRYTKTVGAPLMTLFVIVVAVRLVRSARAARRPVPAD
- a CDS encoding TetR/AcrR family transcriptional regulator encodes the protein MAVTRTPRDRWIEEGLLVLAEGGPEAVRVEVLAKRLGVTKGGFYGFFDDRDALLRAMLDVWERESTDEVIARVQREGGDPRSQIQRAGVLTFSGSRLLPIDLAIRSWARRDETVAERLRAVDNRRMALLRQMIGAFYSDPEEIEARALLAFCMAIGVHFLAADHEQRTRSEVAQRAVDLLFDRAPRSAAAETAARKP
- a CDS encoding PadR family transcriptional regulator translates to MDTPLREPTFLILTALAREPMHGYAIIGEVAALSAGRLALRPGTLYGALDRLTDAGLVELDREETVDGRLRRYYRLSATGDATLTAETERLRRNVEAASARLRARQVRLVNPGTAGGLA
- the glnA gene encoding type I glutamate--ammonia ligase, translated to MFANPEELLRYLKNEDVKFVDVRFCDLPGVMQHFNLPVESVDDDLFTNGLAFDGSSIRGFQAIHESDMLLLPDVATAFIDPFRAQKTLALNFFIHDPFTREAYSRDPRNVAKKAEAYLAASGIADTAYFGAEAEFYIFDSIRHETSAHQSFYYIDSIEGAWNTGREEEGGNRGYKTAYKGGYFPVPPVDHYADLRDSIVRRLVDTGFTVERSHHEVGTAGQAEINYKFSTLLHAADQLQLFKYIVKNEAWANGKTATFMPKPLFGDNGSGMHTHQSLWLGGEPLFYDETGYAGLSDTARWYIGGLLHHAPSLLAFTNPTVNSYRRLVPGFEAPVNLVYSQRNRSACTRIPVTGSNPKAKRVEFRVPDPSANVYLAFSAMMMAGLDGIKSKIEPPAPIDKDLYDLPPEEWGDVKQVPGSLPEVLNALEADHDYLLDGGVFTPDLISTWVDWKRANEVDPVRLRPTPHEFAMYYDC
- the mptB gene encoding polyprenol phosphomannose-dependent alpha 1,6 mannosyltransferase MptB, translating into MTEPGAARPTGRDRALRYTGLAGALLLAVAGRLGGALPATTTSSPGNGPLAVALWLLGTAAMVGAWWALRGGAPSTRWAYVTAGLWALPLLVTAPLGSRDVYSYACQGWVYADGGDPYATGVGAASCPWLAAVAPVWRDTPAPYGPFFVLLAALAVLIGGGLAGTVLLLRLLAVAGLLAAAACLPGLARAAGVPPRRAVWLLLACPLVGVHLVAGAHNDAVLLGLLLPALLLLLRRPGGPGAVRVAGSDGPAAVRVAGAMTAVGWLLGAGVLLGLAVSVKATAVVVLPFAALLAVPGRPTLPALLRYGGPLVVGALGGLVLSSLLAGLGPGWLAGLGHSGDTVQWTSPPTAVGMVVDYAGDLIGRQPDAVPVARVVGLLLLAAFLLLLWGRAWAELRGDPGATGVPRIDSARVGLVGAGLALAATVVLAPVFHPWYAIWPLAVLAVAVHRTTWFVLPCAAASFLALPDGTNLARLVKAPGAVAMTMLVLAAVLWALRRPSRLLRSLRPPAGVAG
- a CDS encoding SGNH/GDSL hydrolase family protein encodes the protein MTALDRPIATIQGLWLKATIKMAPPAAGPTTGTVGTSMARQPLRVAVLGDSTAAGCGVDNHDESFTGWLARELASRTQRPVQWQVVGQFGATARRIRYRLLSQIGAESDAAVLLAGGNDVMGGRHPNEWAADLAAIVDELIKRSGHVIVAGIPPFALFPSVPQALGRVLTARAEALDAVSRDICRTRPCTTWVTITEIPPRHFFATDRFHLSAAGYRRWAQVVADHIPV
- a CDS encoding RDD family protein produces the protein MDPAFTPADLGRRFGALVIDWVLCLLAAGLFASPARDAWAPVVVLIVEYAIFLGLFAQTPGMYLTRIRCVDWTDGGRIGVLRGLLRGVLLALVVPVLLMDQHRRGLHDRLAGSVVTPATR